A stretch of Vigna angularis cultivar LongXiaoDou No.4 chromosome 4, ASM1680809v1, whole genome shotgun sequence DNA encodes these proteins:
- the LOC108322312 gene encoding uncharacterized protein LOC108322312, whose protein sequence is MAAGTMATAAGAALMLFYVLSRRLSRKAEEDSEDHGGGGDVSKSSRSVRRRRLSRRPAQAPATLLESIGTLSETLRFTYSETFGKWPIGDLAFGINYFMRKQGNLAVASVYAGSDSVQLKGDGIIVELYELLRLLTLCMLFSKKPFPVFLDSAGFSLDDVLIQKPKAGLLKPAFTIICDTQSKCLLLLIRGTHSIKDTLTAATGAVVPFHHSVLNDGGISNLVLGYAHCGMVAAARWIAKLCTPTLLKALDEFPDFKVKIVGHSLGGGTAALLTYILREQKEFSSSTCVTFAPAACMTWELAESGKHFITTIINGSDLVPTFSTSSIDDLRSEVTASSWLNDLRDQVEHTKVLNVVYRSATALGSRLPSISSAKARVAGAGAILWPVTSGTQVVMRRAQSVAEAVVRTRSSLSSWSCMSARRRNVGPSVNSKSEDLTEASLISARNTESVMTEEVVVEPMLKDESTSSSGGSGHDDTDEEEPLIPANQDITATAVDELTEGQLWYELEKELQKQDNVMNIHAQEEEAAAAKEITEEESQLVDAAAECSSSSITTSDNLDSHRFYPPGRIMHIVPVPSSDESNSNSDDPIEEHVCLYETPRELYSKLRLSRTMINDHYMPMYKKMMELLIRELEKDSNCNILN, encoded by the exons ATGGCGGCGGGGACAATGGCGACGGCTGCCGGGGCGGCGTTGATGCTGTTTTATGTGCTGAGCCGGCGGCTGTCGCGGAAGGCGGAGGAGGACAGCGAGGATCACGGAGGCGGCGGCGACGTGTCGAAATCGAGCAGATCGGTGCGCCGGAGAAGGCTTTCGAGGCGGCCGGCTCAGGCTCCGGCGACGCTGCTGGAGTCGATCGGAACGCTGTCGGAGACTTTGAGGTTCACGTATTCCGAGACCTTCGGGAAGTGGCCAATCGGCGATTTGGCCTTCGGAATCAACTACTTCATGCGCAAGCAG GGTAATTTGGCAGTTGCAAGTGTCTATGCTGGGAGTGATTCTGTGCAGCTCAAAGGGGATGGGATAATTGTGGAGCTGTACGAGTTGTTGAGGCTTTTGACTTTGTGTATGCTTTTCTCTAAGAAGCCATTTCCTGTGTTTTTAGATTCTGCTGGGTTTTCCCTTGATGATGTGCTCATTCAGAAACCGAAAGCTGGG CTTCTGAAGCCTGCATTTACAATTATATGTGATACACAATCAAAATGTTTACTTCTACTGATCCGGGGTACTCATAGCATAAAGGACACACTGACAGCTGCAACTGGTGCTGTAGTCCCTTTTCACCATTCAGTTTTAAATGATGGTGGGATTAGCAACTTGGTTTTGGGATATGCACATTGTGGCATGGTTGCTGCTGCTAGATGGATTGCAAAGCTTTGCACTCCTACCCTACTTAAGGCTCTTGATGAATTTCCAGACTTCAAAGTCAAG ATTGTTGGACACTCACTTGGTGGCGGTACTGCTGCACTATTGACCTATATTCTTAGAGAGCAGAAAGAGTTCTCTTCAAGCACATGTGTCACTTTTGCTCCAG CTGCTTGTATGACATGGGAGTTAGCAGAATCAGGAAAACACTTTATTACAACCATTATAAATGGTTCTGATTTGGTGCCAACattttcaacttcatccattgATGATCTCCGATCTGAG GTCACTGCATCCTCTTGGTTGAATGATTTACGGGATCAGGTTGAACATACGAAGGTCCTGAATGTTGTCTACCGATCTGCAACTGCACTTGGATCTCGCTTACCATCTATTTCCAGTGCAAAAGCTAGGGTAGCTGGTGCTGGTGCTATTCTATGGCCAGTAACCAGTGGCACACAG GTTGTGATGAGGCGTGCACAGAGTGTTGCTGAGGCTGTTGTCAGAACTCGGTCATCACTGTCATCATGGTCTTGCATGAGTGCACGCCGCAGAAATGTGGGTCCATCAGTAAACTCTAAATCAGAGGATTTAACCGAAGCATCTCTAATATCTGCAAGGAACACAGAATCTGTTATGACTGAAGAGGTAGTAGTAGAACCTATGCTTAAGGATGAAAGTACATCCTCAAGTGGAGGATCTGGCCATGATGACACAGATGAAGAAGAGCCTCTCATTCCTGCTAATCAAGACATCACTGCAACAGCTGTTGACGAATTAACAGAAGGCCAGTTATGGTATGAGCTAGAGAAGGAGCTTCAAAAGCAGGATAATGTTATGAACATTCATGCTCAAGAAGAAGAGGCCGCAGCAGCAAAAGAGATCACAGAAGAAGAGAGTCAACTTGTTGATGCTGCTGCAGAATGCAGTAGCAGTTCAATCACTACATCAGACAATTTGGACAGCCATCGATTTTATCCCCCTGGCAGGATCATGCATATTGTTCCTGTACCTTCATCGGatgaatcaaattcaaattctgaTGACCCTATAGAAGAACATGTCTGCTTATATGAAACTCCCAGAGAGCTGTACAGCAAGCTCAGACTTTCAAGAACCATGATAAATGATCATTACATGCCCATGTATAAGAAGATGATGGAACTATTAATACGAGAACTAGAGAAAGATAGCAACTGTAATATCTTGAATTAA
- the LOC108322313 gene encoding uncharacterized protein LOC108322313 isoform X1: MNIASTTASINFPFQLSSLAFRASHKRATFSLSFAPRSVSKTAMASAALRSSTPVPAELNDESDFESLLSPDGYISICGFGSLLSERSARSTFPDLANFRTAQLKSFRRVFAHVAPVFFERGIAKPETMEISSLSVEPCEGETLVVTMFEIRKSEISSRGRLSFGFLLFFLKRLMAMLLIFQRSFVPVTVMRNFSTLDVKLHSGIKEIYFQQYGRWNIDKIWRDDVLPCRVYLRHCVLAAKNLGETAYNNFLDHTYLADRKTTIREYLATTGSGIMEEQPPESLKHRYGG; the protein is encoded by the exons ATGAACATTGCCTCCACCACTGCCTCCATAAACTTCCCCTTCCAACTCTCATCACTCGCCTTTCGCGCGTCCCACAAACGCGCCACTTTCTCACTTTCTTTTGCTCCTCGTTCTGTCTCCAAAACCGCCATGGCATCCGCTGCTCTCCGATCATCCACTCCAGTCCCAGCCGAACTCAACGATGAGTCCGACTTCGAATCTCTCCTCTCTCCGGACGGTTACATCTCCATATGCGGTTTCGGCTCTCTTCTCTCCG AGAGAAGCGCACGAAGCACTTTCCCCGATTTGGCAAACTTCCGAACCGCACAGTTGAAAAGCTTCCGGCGGGTCTTCGCGCACGTCGCTCCGGTTTTCTTCGAGCGCGGCATTGCAAAGCCCGAAACCATG GAGATTTCGAGCTTGAGTGTGGAGCCATGTGAAGGAGAAACTCTTGTAGTAACAATGTTTGAGATTAGAAAATCTGAG ATTTCATCAAGAGGGAGGTTGAGTTTCGGTTTCTTGCT GTTCTTCCTGAAACGCTTGATGGCCATGCTTTTGATTTTCCAGCG GTCCTTTGTGCCCGTTACAGTGATGAGGAATTTTTCAACATTAGATGTAAAG TTGCATTCAGGAATCAAGGAAATCTATTTTCAGCAATATGGACGGTGGAATATAGATAAAATTTGGAGAGATGATGTTTTACCTTGTCGGGTTTATCTTAGACACTG TGTACTAGCAGCAAAGAATCTTGGTGAAACAGCCTACAACAACTTTCTGGATCACACTTATCTTGCTGACCGGAAAACAACCATTCGCGAGTACTTGGCAACAACAGGTTCTGGTATCATGGAAGAGCAGCCCCCTGAATCCCTCAAGCACCGCTATGGCGGTTGA
- the LOC108322313 gene encoding uncharacterized protein LOC108322313 isoform X2 — MNIASTTASINFPFQLSSLAFRASHKRATFSLSFAPRSVSKTAMASAALRSSTPVPAELNDESDFESLLSPDGYISICGFGSLLSERSARSTFPDLANFRTAQLKSFRRVFAHVAPVFFERGIAKPETMEISSLSVEPCEGETLVVTMFEIRKSEIPDFIKREVEFRFLAVLPETLDGHAFDFPAVLCARYSDEEFFNIRCKGIKEIYFQQYGRWNIDKIWRDDVLPCRVYLRHCVLAAKNLGETAYNNFLDHTYLADRKTTIREYLATTGSGIMEEQPPESLKHRYGG, encoded by the exons ATGAACATTGCCTCCACCACTGCCTCCATAAACTTCCCCTTCCAACTCTCATCACTCGCCTTTCGCGCGTCCCACAAACGCGCCACTTTCTCACTTTCTTTTGCTCCTCGTTCTGTCTCCAAAACCGCCATGGCATCCGCTGCTCTCCGATCATCCACTCCAGTCCCAGCCGAACTCAACGATGAGTCCGACTTCGAATCTCTCCTCTCTCCGGACGGTTACATCTCCATATGCGGTTTCGGCTCTCTTCTCTCCG AGAGAAGCGCACGAAGCACTTTCCCCGATTTGGCAAACTTCCGAACCGCACAGTTGAAAAGCTTCCGGCGGGTCTTCGCGCACGTCGCTCCGGTTTTCTTCGAGCGCGGCATTGCAAAGCCCGAAACCATG GAGATTTCGAGCTTGAGTGTGGAGCCATGTGAAGGAGAAACTCTTGTAGTAACAATGTTTGAGATTAGAAAATCTGAG ATTCCAGATTTCATCAAGAGGGAGGTTGAGTTTCGGTTTCTTGCT GTTCTTCCTGAAACGCTTGATGGCCATGCTTTTGATTTTCCAGCG GTCCTTTGTGCCCGTTACAGTGATGAGGAATTTTTCAACATTAGATGTAAAG GAATCAAGGAAATCTATTTTCAGCAATATGGACGGTGGAATATAGATAAAATTTGGAGAGATGATGTTTTACCTTGTCGGGTTTATCTTAGACACTG TGTACTAGCAGCAAAGAATCTTGGTGAAACAGCCTACAACAACTTTCTGGATCACACTTATCTTGCTGACCGGAAAACAACCATTCGCGAGTACTTGGCAACAACAGGTTCTGGTATCATGGAAGAGCAGCCCCCTGAATCCCTCAAGCACCGCTATGGCGGTTGA